AGAGTTTGTTGCGGCCGTCCGTGGCATACTAAAACAGAACAAACAAGCGTTAAACGAACGATTGAATAACCTAGCAATTAAAGCACTAGAAGTGCTTGAGGCCATCATTGACGATCCCAACTCCTAACTCCTAATTCCCTTCTTCCCCAACCCCTAACTCCCAATTCCCAACTCCCCTCTTCATCTAGCCAGTTCCCAGAGTGTCCACTTGCCGTCTCAGGGGAATCACCCAACTGGATGAGGCGATCGCAATTCTCGAACGAGCGGCGCAACTGCTCAATACATCAAGGTTTAGGGGCTGTCCGGAAGATTTTTAAGAATGACTTCAAGGAGCGGTTTTCACCCCTTGTCATTACTCCTCATCAAGGAGTGCCACATTCAGGGTCGATCCTACGTCAAGACCTATCTAAAGTCGAATTGTAATCGACAGCGACCACCTGATTGATGACACATCAGCAGTTGCGGTGCATTCACCACTCTGGAGAATCAACAATGATGAATACCCACGCGGCCCACTTACATAGCCTAAACGCTGTTGAACGGCGGATGATTCGCCCCACCAACAAACCTTCTTTAGCTCCCTCATCAACCGTTACAGCTAAATCTCCCAGCGATCCGGTAAAAACGGTTACGCAAGCTACAGAATCGGGTTTCGGATTATCGGCTCAACCTGAACTGTCACAATCAGCAGCGGGAGTGATGGAGATTTCTACCTTAACCCGTCTGTTACTCGAAGATATTCAAGCGGTTTTAGAAACGGGAAAATGTCGTTCTGCTGAAGCGGTAGCCACGCGAATCGCCTTAGAAGTCGAGCGCATTTGTACCAAGAGCGATCGCATTCAAGCCTCTGGGGTCGCCCGTTCTTGGCAACTCAGTTTAGCGCGGCATCGCTTGCAAAAATGTTTAGAGTATTACCAACTGGGTTCTAAACGCGGTCGTTCGGAATTGCACAGCAATCTGAGTGTTATGGTATACCGTCATATTGCCTCAGTGCGATCGCGCTTAGGTTTTCAAGCTCGCTACAACCAAATTGAAGACTTTCTTCAAGGCTTCTATGTCGAAACCCTCAAAGCCTTCCGTCGGGAAAACCAACTCCCCGAAGATTATTCTCCCCGCACGCGCCTAGAACTGGCTGAATACATGGCCTTTAGCGAACATTACGCCAAGCGCCGCATCTCGCTACCTGGGGGGAACGTGCAACGCCTGATCGTCCTCAGAGCGCAAGGATTTGCCCGCCATCAACCCCCAGAAATGTCCTTAGACATTGAATTAGCCGTCGAAAGCGCCAAAGGCGAAGAAGCCGAAATCCAAAGCCGTTCGCCCGCCATGCAACAAATTCGCGAGAAAATGGTAGCCGCCGCCATCGATCCAGCCGAATCCGTTTTGCGCGATCGCGTCATCTCAGAACTGGTACGCTACCTAGAAGAGCAAGATCAATCGGACTGTATCGACTACTTAGTCCTGAGATTGCAAGATTTATCGGCTTCCGAAATTGATGAAGTCCTCGGTTTATCCTCGCGCCAACGCGACTACCTGCAACAGCGCTTCAAATACCACCTGGAAAAATTCTCCCGCCATCACCAATGGCAACTGGTTCACCAATGGTTAGGAGCAGATCTCGATCAAAACTTGGGAATGCCTCCCGCCCAATGGCAAGCGTTTGTAGCCCAGCTTTCGCCCGAACAGCAACAGCTCCTACAATGCAAGCAAGCCCGCCTCAGCGATCCTGAAATTGCCGCAACCCTCAAATGCACGCCTAAACAAGCCCAAAAACGCTGGTATCAAATCCTCGAACTGGCTTGGAGCCTTCGCAACCAGAAAGCTTGAAGGGGACTAGGGACTCAGGGACAAAACCTTTATGCCATCTTCCCCTGACCCATTCCCCTTCTTCCCTCGCTTCGGTAAAATAACATCCGATCCAAGCAGCTTGAGAAACCACTCCGGTCAATCTCCAGCGGGTAGGGGTTCTCTCTCTATGCAAAGGCATTGTGCTATAAAATCGAGCTTGGCGTTAACGGATGCAATTCTCTAGCTAAACCCGATATTTTTCAGCTAAATTTTAGAAATCTTCAGGATTAGGCTAATGCGACAAATTAACTTTTTAATCGTCTTTGTCTTTTGCCTCGCTTTGGTATTGTTCAGCTTACAAAATCCCGAACCTGCAACCATTAAACTGATTGAAGGCTATCAAGTTCAAGCCCCGCTAGCCATTGAGTTAATTCTGGCAATGGGTTTAGGAGCTGTCCTGGCGTGGGTGTTTGGCGTCTGGGCGCGCCTGCAACGCTTGGTAGACGCTCGCCAAGACATCAACCACATTCGCACCCTAGACGAGCGCATTCAACAGCTCGAGCAAGAACGAGAACAGTATAAAGCTCAACTAGAAACTCCGGGTCGTTTGCCTCCCGCTTCCGAGTCAGCCGGATCGGAGATGGAAACCTCAGAAGCAATGGCCAACTAGGGACAATTGCCTTGCAGTTAAGCTTGTTAACCAATCCGGCCAGTCTGTGGAGTTTGTGGGTTCCCCTATTGCTCTTAGTTTTGATTGTGCTAGCGGCTATCTACTTCACGAGGAGCGAGCGGTGAGAGATTCACTGGCAGTAGAATTGAACGCTTACCCCAACCGCGATCGCAATAATCCCCAGGAACTGGGAATTGCGTTGTTAATTGAAATGGCTCAATGCGGCGAGATCGATCCGTGGGATGTCCAAGTGATTGATGTCATCGATCGGGTTTTGAGCGAACTTCGCACCCGCAGTGCAGACGCCTCCCAGGAAGCGGATTTATCGGAATCTGGACAGGCATTTTTGTATGCATCGATGCTGGTGTTACTCAAAGCCGATCGCTTGTTAGAGTCGCCCGAAGCGAACCCCGCCGATGACGACTTTGATGAGGCGATTCCAGAGTTAGACGATTCTGGAAGCGATCGCGCTTTTCCTTTACGATTAGAAAAACAACTGCGCCGTCGTGCTGTGGCTCGACCTCCTCAACAACGCCGGGTGACGTTGCAGGAGTTGATCGAACAAATTGAGCTAATGACGGAGACGATCGCCAAAACCCCTAAAACTAGCCCCCGCCGACGCATGAATTCCCTCTCGCGTAGCAAGACGGCCAGAGCGATCGCCCAACTGGCGCATCAGGAAAATCTATCGGAAGTCGCAGACGGATTAGAGCAGTTTCTTGTAAACCACTGGTCTAAAATAACTCAAGGCCAAGATTGGCTGGATCTAGAGCAACTTCTCGCTTCTCAACCCCAAAATGACCGAGTTGGCGTGTTTTGGGCCCTCCTATTGCTGTCGGCACAGTCTAAGGTTGAGTTAGCTCAAGAGGAGTTTTATCAAGACTTGAAAATTCGCGTCCCGATCGGTTAGTTATAAGGGATCGATCGGGGGCGAACGCTTCTACACACACACACGATCGCAGTACACTGACCTAGGGTTGAGGAATAACTATTCATGAAAGCCATGATTCTGGCGGCTGGAAAAGGAACTCGCGTCCGACCCATTACCCACACCATTCCCAAACCAATGATTCCGATCCTGCAAAAGCCAGTGATGGAATTTTTGCTAGAACTCTTGCGCCAGCATGGGTTTGACCAAGTGATGGTCAATGTCAGCCATCTTGCTTATGAAATTGAAAGTTATTTCCGAGATGGTCAGCGCTTTGGCGTGCAGATTGCTTACTCGTTTGAGGGCAAAATTGAGGAAAAGGGCGAATTAGTCGGTAATGCGATTGGATCGGCAGGAGGGATGAAGCGGATTCAAGATTATAATCCGTTCTTTGATGATACCTTTGTCGTGATGTGCGGCGATGCCCTCATTGACCTCGATCTCACGGCGGCGGTGAAATGGCATCGGGAAAAAGGCGCGATCGCCACTGTGATTATGAAGTCGGTTCCCCGCGATGAGGTATCGAGTTATGGGGTTGTCGTTACCGATGAAACCGATCGCATCAAAACTTTCCAAGAAAAACCCTCAGTAGAAGAAGCCTTAAGTACCAATATCAACACCGGGATTTATATTTTTGAACCGGAAGTTCTCGACTATATTCCCTCTGGGGTGGAGTACGATATCGGCGGCGAACTGTTCCCGAAACTGGTTGAAATGGGCGCGCCGTTCTACGGCTTGGTGATGGATTTCCAATGGGTGGATATTGGTAAAGTCCCCGACTATTGGCGAGCCATTCGCGGGGTTCTCTCCGGAGAGATTCAAAATGTATCCATTCCCGGCCATCAAGTCGCCCCTGGTATTTACACCGGATTAAACGTGGCGGTGAACTGGGATAAGGTGGATATCCAAGGCCCCGTTTATATCGGGGGCATGACCAAAATTGAAGATGGGGCGAAAATTGTCGGCCCCACCATGATCGGCCCCAACTGCTGTATTTGCAGCGGCGCGACGGTAGAAAATAGCGTCATCTTTGAATATTCGCGCCTCGGCCCCGGCGTTCGCTTAGTCGATAAGCTGGTATTTGGTCGCTATTGCGTCGATAAGACGGGTGCAGCCATTGACGTACAGGCGGCCGCTTTAGATTGGCTCATTACCGATTCGCGATCGACCCCCCCCTCGCAACCCCCCGCCGAAAGCCAAGCGATCGCTGAATTGCTAGGCAATAGTTAACCCAACGTCAAAGTCCCCCTTTTGAAGGCTCTCGTGTATACAGAAGTCTTCTAGTATTGTTCTACAAGGTTTTGATCCCCCCTAGCCCCCCTTACAAAAGGGGGGAACCGGAGTCACAGTCCCCCTTAGTAAGGGGGATTTAGGGTTCTTACCCTAGATGTGTATACACGCTAGCTTTTGAAGGGGGATTTAGGGGGATTTCCTAAGCTTCAATCACCACGCGCAAATTCCCCCGCTTGCGACTAACGCGACAAGCCGTGGTTTCGCCGGAACGTTCAAACTCTAAATCGAGTAACGTTGAACCAATTCGCAGGTTTTGCAACGATAGATGGGGAATCGATTCTGGAAGCGCCGGATCGATAATTCGCAGATAATTACTAGGCGCATCGGGGACTAAATTCACCATCATCTGTAATAGCTGGAAAATGCTCCCCGTCGCCCAAGCTTGCGGCGAACAAGCCACCGGATATTGCACGGGGCGATCGCCCTCATCCATCCGTTCAAAGCCGCAGAATAACTCCGGCGGGCGCTGGTAAGCTTGTAATAAAGCCATATCTAGCAAACCAGTCGCCACCTCCAAGGCTTGATCGATGCGTCCGAGCGATCGCAGCCCTAACGAAATCAGCGCATTATCGTGCGGCCACACCGAACCCGTATGATATCCCATTGGATTATACGCCGGAGATTGACTGCTTAAGGTGCGAATGCCCCAGCCATTAAACATATCCGGCGCTTGCAGCCGTTCGGCAACGCTATCGGCTTTTTCGGGTAATAAAATCCCTAAATTCAAACAATGACCTGGATTGGAAGTAATGCTATCCACTGGGTTGCCCTCCCCATCCAATGCCAAGGCACAGAAATCAAGGTCATTAATCCAGAAATCGCAATTAAAGCGAGTTTTCAACTGACGAGCATCCTCTTGCCAAGCTTCGGCTAAGTCCAAACGCTTTTTCAGCCGAGCCATTTCGCTAAGTCGGACTTTGGCCGCATAAACATAAGCCTGAACCTCGCATAAGGTAATTGGCCCGCTTGCCATTTGTCCCTGACGATTGACAATACAGTCGCCAGAATCCTTCCAGCCTTGGTTGATTAACCCGCGCTTAGACTTGCGGTGATAGGCTAAATACCCCGTTTCTTGGGAATTGCGATCGATCCATTCCATTGCCGCCAAGGCATTGGGCCATAATCGATCGAGGGTTTCTCGATCGTTCGTCCAAGCATAATACTCGGCATAGAGCATTAACCATAACGGCGTTGCATCCACCGTCCCGTAATAGGGAGTATGGGGAATTTCCTGACACCGGGCCATCTCGCCTAAACGGATTTCGTGTAGAATTTTTCCGGGTTCTTCTTCTCGCCAGTCATCCTCGATTTTTCCTTGGTATTCAGCTAGGACATTGAGGGTTTGACGAGCAATGCTGGAATCTAGCATCAGGGTTTGGGAGGCCGCAATAATTGAATCGCGTCCAAACAGCGTGGAGAACCAGGGAACCCCGGCGGAGAGAATTTTATCTTTGCCGAAGGTTTGCCGTAACAGATAAATATCTTGTTCGGCCCGCTTGATAATCCGATTCACCGTCATATTATCAGAGCTAATTCGGGTAACTCGCCCCAACCATTCTTTTTCTTCCATCAGTTCGGCGGCTTTTGCTTGGGCTAGCGTGACCGGAGGGCTAACGATAGAAGAGGATCGGCCGTTGGTGAGCATTTGCAGGCGATAGCCGATTTTTTGGGTTTCGTGGGAACCGAGTTCAATCTGCCAAACGGCGGTGTAGCCTTTAAATTGGTCGGGGGGATGGTGGCGGAATTCAATGCGCGATTCCATCAAAGACTTGTCTAAGCCTTGATAAGCAAGGATGA
The Desertifilum tharense IPPAS B-1220 genome window above contains:
- a CDS encoding HetZ-related protein → MNTHAAHLHSLNAVERRMIRPTNKPSLAPSSTVTAKSPSDPVKTVTQATESGFGLSAQPELSQSAAGVMEISTLTRLLLEDIQAVLETGKCRSAEAVATRIALEVERICTKSDRIQASGVARSWQLSLARHRLQKCLEYYQLGSKRGRSELHSNLSVMVYRHIASVRSRLGFQARYNQIEDFLQGFYVETLKAFRRENQLPEDYSPRTRLELAEYMAFSEHYAKRRISLPGGNVQRLIVLRAQGFARHQPPEMSLDIELAVESAKGEEAEIQSRSPAMQQIREKMVAAAIDPAESVLRDRVISELVRYLEEQDQSDCIDYLVLRLQDLSASEIDEVLGLSSRQRDYLQQRFKYHLEKFSRHHQWQLVHQWLGADLDQNLGMPPAQWQAFVAQLSPEQQQLLQCKQARLSDPEIAATLKCTPKQAQKRWYQILELAWSLRNQKA
- a CDS encoding lipopolysaccharide assembly LapA domain-containing protein → MRQINFLIVFVFCLALVLFSLQNPEPATIKLIEGYQVQAPLAIELILAMGLGAVLAWVFGVWARLQRLVDARQDINHIRTLDERIQQLEQEREQYKAQLETPGRLPPASESAGSEMETSEAMAN
- a CDS encoding segregation/condensation protein A; translation: MAQCGEIDPWDVQVIDVIDRVLSELRTRSADASQEADLSESGQAFLYASMLVLLKADRLLESPEANPADDDFDEAIPELDDSGSDRAFPLRLEKQLRRRAVARPPQQRRVTLQELIEQIELMTETIAKTPKTSPRRRMNSLSRSKTARAIAQLAHQENLSEVADGLEQFLVNHWSKITQGQDWLDLEQLLASQPQNDRVGVFWALLLLSAQSKVELAQEEFYQDLKIRVPIG
- a CDS encoding sugar phosphate nucleotidyltransferase; translated protein: MKAMILAAGKGTRVRPITHTIPKPMIPILQKPVMEFLLELLRQHGFDQVMVNVSHLAYEIESYFRDGQRFGVQIAYSFEGKIEEKGELVGNAIGSAGGMKRIQDYNPFFDDTFVVMCGDALIDLDLTAAVKWHREKGAIATVIMKSVPRDEVSSYGVVVTDETDRIKTFQEKPSVEEALSTNINTGIYIFEPEVLDYIPSGVEYDIGGELFPKLVEMGAPFYGLVMDFQWVDIGKVPDYWRAIRGVLSGEIQNVSIPGHQVAPGIYTGLNVAVNWDKVDIQGPVYIGGMTKIEDGAKIVGPTMIGPNCCICSGATVENSVIFEYSRLGPGVRLVDKLVFGRYCVDKTGAAIDVQAAALDWLITDSRSTPPSQPPAESQAIAELLGNS
- a CDS encoding amylo-alpha-1,6-glucosidase encodes the protein MPELLEIDGRTFVSADALPLPEWPCVLSERPQPTLTLKDDDLFLITDTLGNIAGCSEDDLKASMGLFCHDTRFLSRLELQIEGRSPVLLSSNVEKGFVLSVLCANPRIKDRLLAETIGMKREIVINGGLFEEIEITNYTTNPVQFEVSLSFGADFLDLFEIRGFDRSQRGQLLRFLPKGELPQTDEDYLLLKNNSSDRAAPELILAYQGLDKSLMESRIEFRHHPPDQFKGYTAVWQIELGSHETQKIGYRLQMLTNGRSSSIVSPPVTLAQAKAAELMEEKEWLGRVTRISSDNMTVNRIIKRAEQDIYLLRQTFGKDKILSAGVPWFSTLFGRDSIIAASQTLMLDSSIARQTLNVLAEYQGKIEDDWREEEPGKILHEIRLGEMARCQEIPHTPYYGTVDATPLWLMLYAEYYAWTNDRETLDRLWPNALAAMEWIDRNSQETGYLAYHRKSKRGLINQGWKDSGDCIVNRQGQMASGPITLCEVQAYVYAAKVRLSEMARLKKRLDLAEAWQEDARQLKTRFNCDFWINDLDFCALALDGEGNPVDSITSNPGHCLNLGILLPEKADSVAERLQAPDMFNGWGIRTLSSQSPAYNPMGYHTGSVWPHDNALISLGLRSLGRIDQALEVATGLLDMALLQAYQRPPELFCGFERMDEGDRPVQYPVACSPQAWATGSIFQLLQMMVNLVPDAPSNYLRIIDPALPESIPHLSLQNLRIGSTLLDLEFERSGETTACRVSRKRGNLRVVIEA